The window CTGCATCCGCTTCATTCATCGTTTCGACTATATCCTGTACGGCTACTTCCTCCCCCGGCCAAAAAACGGTATCGGCTTGTGCTCCCATGATAAAAAAAAAGCTTAAAAGAAGAATGAACCAGGAAAAAAGGACAAAAAAGAGGGAAAAATACAAAAAGGCCCCAAAAAAACCTTTTATCTTTTCAAAAGGAATTAAAAAATAAAAAAAATGGAGAAGATAGAAAACTGGCACTTGTTTCTCTAGGATTATTATTACAAAGGATAATATGCTTTTATAACCTTTAAATCTTTCCTTGAAAAAAAAGTTTTATTTAAATCCTCTTCTTCTCTTAGGTTTTTTCTGGGGATTCGACTTTGAATGATTAAAAAAGCATTCCTGGATTAATTCCATGGGTCAAATCTTCTTTTTTTTCTCTTTAAAACAAAAGAATACCCAAGGTCAGCATTGAAAAACAGCCCCTATCTGTGGGCCCGTCTTTTTTCCCTATCTTCGTTTAACGGCCTAATGCAAAAGCTTGCTTAGGTTTTCCATCTTTCTCTAAGGGATTGAGAGGTGGTCAGTTCAGCCCCATAAAACTTGTGAAGATATTCCAGTGCACTTTCATGTTCCTGGGTACTAAAAGCACAGACGCAATCTACAGGAATTACAATAGGATAATTCAAAAAAAAGGCATCTGCTGCGGTATGCCTTATACAGAGATGGGTATGAAGACCGACCAATATGAGGCAATCGATTTTTAAAGATCTTAAGATCAAGTCTAGGCCCGTTTCCCTAAATCCACTATAAGTTCTTTTCTCTAGAACAATATCTCCCGGCAAAGGGGCTAGTTCCTTGATCACCGAAGCTCCTTCGGATCCTTTCATGGCATGTTCTCCCCAGATGGCAATTTCTGGATCATGGGGAAAATGGGCGTCACCGACGTAAATCACTGGCTTCTGCATTGAACGGGCCATGGAGGTTAAATCTCTTATCGGGTCAATAATCTTTAAAGCTTCCCTTGCCGCAAGCTTGCCCCGAACAAAATCTTCAAGCATGTCTACAACAACTACACATGGGCTTTCCCACATGGATTTATACTCCTTTATAAAAAGTCATTTTTTAGGAACCAACTTTAAGGGATGCTTTTTTGCGTTCATGGGCATCCAGTATTTTTTTCCGAATCCGGATCTTAGTAGGAGTCACTTCAACAAGCTCATCACCGTCAATAAATTCGATCGCCTCCTCAAGCCTAAATCTTCTCGGGGGCTCAAGCCCGATGGCTTTCCCTTCACCTTGGGAACGAATATTTGTCAGATGTTTTGCCTTGCAGGGATTGACGAGAAGGTCATCCGGCCGCTTATTTTCTCCAACAACCATCCCCTCGTAAACTTCCTCACCCGGACCGATGAAAAGTACTCCTCTTTGCTGGAGATTTTCCAAAGCATAGGTCGTGGCCACTCCCCTTTCCATCGAAACAAGGACCCCGCTTTCTCTTATTTCTACTTCTCCCTGCTTGGGTCCATATTCATAAAAAAGATGACTGCAGTAACCCTCTGCCCGAGTCAAATTGATAAATTCTGACTCAAAGCCGATCAATCCTCGAGTAGGAATTAAACACTCGATAAACACCCTACTTTGACTGTTCCTCATCAGACGAATATTGCCGGCTCTTTTAGAAAGCATCTCCATTACCGCCCCTAAATTCTCCTGGGGAATATCCACTGAAAGGATCTCAAAAGGCTCATAAATAATGCCTGAGGGATCCTCTTTATAGATAACTTCCGGTCTACTCACCATCAGCTCGAATCCTTCCCTGCGCATCTGTTCAACCAGCACGGCAATCTGCATCATTCCCCTGCCACAAACTTCAAAAGTTCCCGGGATATCCGTTTCCTGAACGCTCAGTCCAACGTTGGTTCTTGCCTCTTTTTGAAGCCTTCCATAGATATGTCTTGCAGTTAAAAACTTCCCCTCCCTCCCGGCTAAAGGAGAATCGTTAACGACAATCCTCATCCTGACTGTAGGAGGATCTATTTCTATCCTGGGCAGGGGAACAATCGTTTCTGAATCCGACAAGGTATCCCCTATGTATACCTCTTCCAATCCGGCTATACCCACAATATCTCCAGCCGAAGCTTCATCGAGCTCTACTCTCTCCAGGCCTTTGAAACCCAGAATCGCCGTAACATTGCCGCGAACGATTTGAGCCGATTTTTGATGACAAAATAGAGGAGAACCGACCTTAATTTTACCTGAAAATATTTTCCCTATGGCTATTCTGCCCAGATAATCACTGTAGTCCAAGTTCGCAACCAAAAGTTTGAATGCCGGGTCAGGATAAACAGTTGGAGCAGGAATATGGGTAACAATCGCTTCGAAAAGAAGGCTAAAACCGTTTCGTTTGTCTTCATCGGTAATTTCTTTTTTCCACTCCTTCAGGGCAATCCCTTCTTTGGCTGACACATATAATACCGGAAAATCCAGTTGCTTGTCCGAAGCTTCCAATT is drawn from Methylacidiphilum infernorum V4 and contains these coding sequences:
- a CDS encoding cysteine hydrolase family protein — encoded protein: MWESPCVVVVDMLEDFVRGKLAAREALKIIDPIRDLTSMARSMQKPVIYVGDAHFPHDPEIAIWGEHAMKGSEGASVIKELAPLPGDIVLEKRTYSGFRETGLDLILRSLKIDCLILVGLHTHLCIRHTAADAFFLNYPIVIPVDCVCAFSTQEHESALEYLHKFYGAELTTSQSLRERWKT
- the typA gene encoding translational GTPase TypA gives rise to the protein MKKMRNIAIIAHVDHGKTTLVDQLLKQSGAFRQNQQLAERIMDSLDLEKEKGITIKAKNASFQYKDYKINIVDTPGHADFGSEVERSLGMVDGVLLLVDSVEGPQAQTKFVLKKAIARDLTPLVLINKIDRANAQPIQVLDQIFELFLELEASDKQLDFPVLYVSAKEGIALKEWKKEITDEDKRNGFSLLFEAIVTHIPAPTVYPDPAFKLLVANLDYSDYLGRIAIGKIFSGKIKVGSPLFCHQKSAQIVRGNVTAILGFKGLERVELDEASAGDIVGIAGLEEVYIGDTLSDSETIVPLPRIEIDPPTVRMRIVVNDSPLAGREGKFLTARHIYGRLQKEARTNVGLSVQETDIPGTFEVCGRGMMQIAVLVEQMRREGFELMVSRPEVIYKEDPSGIIYEPFEILSVDIPQENLGAVMEMLSKRAGNIRLMRNSQSRVFIECLIPTRGLIGFESEFINLTRAEGYCSHLFYEYGPKQGEVEIRESGVLVSMERGVATTYALENLQQRGVLFIGPGEEVYEGMVVGENKRPDDLLVNPCKAKHLTNIRSQGEGKAIGLEPPRRFRLEEAIEFIDGDELVEVTPTKIRIRKKILDAHERKKASLKVGS